The following are encoded together in the Chanodichthys erythropterus isolate Z2021 chromosome 16, ASM2448905v1, whole genome shotgun sequence genome:
- the LOC137003195 gene encoding C-C chemokine receptor type 3-like, with protein MDEDKWEDFLKEVNNTAPVNVVDKEVALCEKSNVIQFGAAFLPAFYYTNFLLSLVGNGLVLYIIYKYEKLTTITNIFLLNLVISDLIFAFSLPFWAVYHKSEWIFGSGLCKLVGSCYFIGFNSSILFLTLLTFDRYLAVVHAISAAHSRKKKHAFASSAIIWVLSILASIKDIVLYDVMDGSNVRLCEMTGYIQSTLTKWELIGYYQQFLFFFLVPLVIFLYCYSRITIRIMSTRMAEKCKAVKLIFVIVFTFFICWTPYNVVILLKAIKISFGDPNKCSEALDYALYITRNFAYLYCCISPVFYTFLGKKFQRHFLKLLAKRLPCLKINTLLSEPSSKSASVRSPTLITDHSCG; from the coding sequence ATGGATGAGGATAAATGGGAGgactttttaaaagaagtcaATAACACGGCACCAGTTAACGTTGTAGACAAAGAGGTTGCTTTATGTGAGAAAAGTAATGTCATCCAGTTTGGTGCAGCATTTCTCCCAGCGTTCTATTACACCAACTTCTTGCTGAGCTTGGTGGGGAACGGACTGGTGCTGTACATCATCTACAAATATGAGAAGCTCACCACGATCACCAACATCTTCTTGCTCAACCTCGTCATCTCGGACCTGATCTTCGCCTTCAGCCTTCCCTTTTGGGCAGTCTACCACAAGTCAGAATGGATCTTTGGCAGTGGCCTTTGCAAGTTGGTGGGAAGCTGTTATTTCATCGGCTTCAACAGCTCCATCCTCTTCCTCACTCTCCTCACTTTTGACCGCTACCTTGCGGTGGTCCACGCCATCAGTGCAGCCCACAGCAGGAAGAAAAAACACGCGTTTGCATCGTCCGCCATCATCTGGGTGCTCAGTATATTGGCTAGTATAAAGGATATAGTTCTTTATGATGTGATGGATGGTTCAAATGTTAGGCTGTGCGAAATGACTGGTTACATCCAGTCTACCCTCACAAAGTGGGAGCTGATCGGCTATTATCAGCAGTTTCTCTTTTTCTTCCTAGTGCCTCTAGTTATTTTCCTGTACTGCTATTCCCGCATAACCATAAGGATCATGTCCACACGCATGGCAGAGAAGTGCAAGGCGGTCAAACTCATCTTTGTTATTGTCTTCACCTTCTTCATCTGCTGGACACCTTACAACGTGGTCATTCTGTTAAAAGCCATCAAGATATCCTTTGGAGACCCGAATAAATGCTCAGAAGCCCTCGACTACGCTCTGTACATAACGCGTAACTTTGCCTACCTGTACTGCTGCATCAGCCCTGTCTTTTATACCTTTTTGGGAAAGAAGTTTCAACGCCATTTTCTGAAACTTTTGGCCAAGCGTCTACCATGTTTGAAGATCAATACATTGCTCTCAGAGCCAAGCAGTAAAAGCGCATCAGTCAGGAGCCCAACACTGATTACTGATCATTCATGTGGCTAA